In Besnoitia besnoiti strain Bb-Ger1 chromosome Unknown contig00037, whole genome shotgun sequence, the genomic stretch AGAACAGATCTACAACAAGCTCGGATCCTGAACCTGCGTCAGCTGCGTGCACTTTTGACGCCAGCGATAAGAGACAGCGTTGCTGAAATATGGACCTCTTTCAATTTGAAGCGGCCCTTGTGTATACCACGGCGTGCAAACCAAGCATGACTAGACCATATCTTATTCTTGATACTCTAACCAGCAATAACCACACTACTCTTCATCCAATGAAAGACGCCGCCCGGCTTATTGATGGGCAGGATAGTACAATGCGCATGTGACTAGTTGCATTCACGAGGACTGCAGATCCGCTGGTGCCTAGAACGTTTACACTCACTGGCGATGTCGCCCGAAATCCTTATCTTGTCGGACGCTCCGCGGGCGAAGGAGGGAACAACTCTGTCTCAAAGCGAGAGCCGTATTTTGTGTTCGGCTTGCTAGCGAGGCTTGGCAAAAGATCGGCCCGGATTTTTGAGCATGTGACTTTCCAAACTGCACAAAGCTCCCAACTGAGACTGAGTGGACAGCTCCGCCTGCTTGATATTGTCAAGCCCCACAGTctcagcgagagaaaaaacagatgCGATTTTTTTTCCGCGAGCGTTCACATGCAGAGAAAAGGCGCGTCGTCACTTGGATTTATCCATCATGTGAACAAAATCAAGAAAAACTGACATCCTCGATGCTGCAGCTAAGCTGTGTGTACATGATGTGCTCCGTTCGAAAAAACCTGGTGCACTGGGTTCGATGCGCGCTGCGCGTACCCGCGCCTTGCTGCGCCCTCCCACTCTGGAGTTTCGGAAATCCACACACGGGTCGACAGCATCTTCCTCGAGAGCGCGCGCCACTTCCACCTGCAGATGCATGGATTTGAGGCAGCTGCGATCTCTTGAGACAAAGTATTTACCCGGACCCGCTGAGTACCTCCACTTGGTGTCGCCCGTAGTCCTCCATCGGAAGCAACCTCGACAAGAGGCGCCTGCCCTCTACACATGTTTCCGCAGAAAAGGTTCGAACGGAGCAATAGCAAGACTTGACAACTTGCTTCGGGCCGCCTGCATTTTCGAGCTATCACGCGCCGGCTTGGTTTGAGGAAAGGACGCGCGTGGAGATATCGGCACTTCTAGACAGTCTCACCTCTGCGTAGGCTGACCTGAAGGTCCACGCCAAAGATCTCCCCTACATCCCGTCGTATCGACGAACGAACATAGGGCGCGAAAAGTAGGAtgcgagggaggaagcaCCGAAATTCACAAGTGCACAACAGCAAGGTAACTGGTATGGGAAACCACTGGAAACCAAGATCTTCTATTTCCAGCCGGCGAAGCACAGGAGGGGACCCAAGTGTCTGTTGTCTACATCAAAAATAATTTGTGATGAACTTGCGAATCTGAACCATAGACACAACTATGTTTCAATATTACGAATGTGGCGTAGAAAGTGAGCGACTCCAACGAGTGACGATGAATCCAAACGAGTGGGTACCAGCCAGCCTCGTGTCGGTGGAGTCAATTCAAACACGACGGCATTCCCATCAGGATCCCCCGTTaagaaacgaaaaaactGGGACAGAAGAGGCTCCCTCCGGTATGCATACGACGATTCTGTGAAGCATGCAACTCGAAAGCATGTAAGTGCACAGTTGGCGGCATCCTAAGAAAGCACTCAGTCTAATACCCTAAGCCAacgtccgcggcgctggtCCGTGATGCCAAGGTAGGAGCCTGGTCGAGAAAGTCGCAACAGGCTCCCTTTTAACACTCACACAATTGGGCGAATGTaacgcctcgctgctctcgGGTACCGGCACTGCAGTGATCGAGCCGTGATAAAATCCGATGACGGTCCATAGCAGAAGGCTCGATACTGCACTAGCCCTCTCTTATGCAGCTGTGAGTACACTTGAGGCGCATGTCTTGTATAAGTGAGGTCTTCCACGAGTGCTTCGGCTGATCTATAGTGTACGATCCCACAACTgcgccacccccccccctccgctccCCTGCGAAGGCGGGGCTCTACACGGAAGTGGCGCTCGCAACTCAGATCCAGGAGCGTGCCACTTTGGGGTTACTTCAGATTCCGGTCCAAAATGCTGGTGTCCTTGTGTGGATGCCTGGAGTTCTTCATAGTGGACGTTACACAGTCGCGTCACCAGCAGATGAGCGGCGCTGCATTCCTCTCCGCGTTCCAGGACGTGAAGCGCGGATACAACCTCCCTTCTGGCTCGTTGCCTCAGAGGATCACACCCGCTGTCAGCCAGAGCTGCCTGCACAACTCTTTCACGTGCGCAACTTTAGAGAGGCAAATTGCCGATGTCCACGTACGCCACAACGCCCTGCGTCAACACTGCAGCACAACTCGCGCATTTCTTTTTAAGTGAAGGAACTATATCCGCACTTTCCAGTTTCCACTCCGCGCAGGTGGAACCAACAGATTGAGACGATGGTCAGATGGGTGCAGGTCTAGCGTAGATGTGTGTAGTTCTGGTGTCGGAACGACGgactgcgtctctgcgttcaAGATGGCACGACACAAATTCATGCAGCACGGGgacaggggagggggggacgaTGAATTCAAGATGTGAGTACTCGCAATGACTGCTATGTCACTCTGTTCCACAGGGTATGGCGCAATCAGACTTCCTCCGGAAGCCTTTTCAGAGCGATTCGCTGGAGCATATTCAACTACGCGGCGGGTGTTCATCTCCGTCCTCgacctgcgcccgcgtctcgtcCAAAGAATCTGAGAGAACATCTTGAAAGTCAAGCAGGACTTCTCACACTTCAGTCAATGCGCAGCGAACACAGACAGTCGGGACATTTGTGTGCGGTAAACAGATTCTCCTTTGCAAGTGTTTCACCGTCATATTTGTGTAGTGCCTCAAAAAGTATCTAGGCTGTTTTCTgcaccgaaaaaaaaaagcctctctgctgccctcCTGTGCTCGAAAATGCTAACGGCAAGACGGGGAGTGTGTTTcagagaaaagggatgtttaaCCGGGAAGctagcgtctaaaatatataaccaTTCAGCTCTGCTGTGCGCGCGTTGCTGACCGTAGTCACCCCACAGCAGGACATCGAATGCCCACTGATGAGACGCCACTTGGCTAAACGCGAGGTCTCTGGGGCACTCTACCGCAATATTCTACCACGCTAAGAAGTGATCCCGATTTGGCGTTAtgcttcgctggcgccctGCAGTTTTTGCACTGGAAGAATGAGTTCTCACCTGTTGAGGCCGGGTATCCAGCGAACTGCGATGCCCCAGCATGCTACACACGTTTGGATAGCGATTCTGTGGAAGCCCAGACAAAAGAGCTGGAATGCGTCTGTCGCACTCGTATAGCGAATGCTTTTGCAGTGCCATTGCGTTGCTGGTGCACCAACTGAAGCCATGCGCATGCTGTTCTCCACGTGTCGGTGCGCAAGACATCAGCATTGCGCGACCATGACGGATGACCATCTCGTCTCGGAGAATTAGACCTGAAGACTGATCGGCAGTTCCGTGTAAGCAGGCAAGGCCTGCTACCCGGCGCTGTGGCGTCCGCTTCTGAGTATTAGTGCGATCAAAGCTCGAGACGGGCCAACACACCATAAGCACCGCTGGCACTCGCCCCGGCCGTCACTATCGCTTACGCATGGTGGTAACCTCGGCAGCGTGTTTGATGGCAGGTCAGAATCACTGCATTATATCCCTGCCCCACGGCGAATGCCTTGAGGGCTGCGCTCAGTGGatccgcgagccgcgcgttgTCTTGGTTGATCGCGAAAAACCATcagaagcgacgcgaggccgctAGCTGACGGCTTGCTCCTCCTTTTTAGCGTCACAGACTCCGAGCCCCGCCGACCAGCCCTGTGAGACACCCTCCACTGTCCACTTCATTTCGACAACAGATCGAGTTGAGTTCTCGCCACGATGCAATTGGAGTCACCTATGCTACTACGCACGTGTTGTCGCTGAGCCTGCATAATGATGACGCGTACCAACGCACCCAGACACGCGGCTCCCCTCCTGTGGCTAGGCATCACAATTGTCTCGTTCGTCACCCTCACACGTGGGGGGGCTGGCCTTGTGAATTCGCACTTGAAGACTCACTCACGCGCACTGCAGGATGCCCCAGTGCAGGACTTTCCAATCGGATACTGGAAAGACATCGGCAAGCACGCTGAACTCGCTGGAGAGAGAAATGACGACAAGCCAGGGGCCATCTCATGGCTCGAGAAGAACACTGCTGGGGATGCGCAAAGAACTGCAACAGGCCAGCTCACCACGCGCTGGCAAAGAGTGGCTCGCCGTTTGGGCTTTGGGAAAAGAAATAGGGAAGTcgcggagtctgcaggcACTGTCCCCGCGAAACGGCGCTCGACGTGGGCGGGAAAAATTGCCCAGCATATGCGCCGTGCTGGAGCACTTTTGCGGCGCAAACTCCCAGCATACTTTTCCggtctgcggacgcgcatTCGCAACTGGTGGAGGGGCATGCCAGATGTTGTGAGATTCCAGCCGGAAGAGCCGGGAGATGCCCTTGTCGCTCGTCTACTGGCTGAATTGCGCGGGATAGGCGGGCGGCCTCAAGACATCAAATGGGAGCACGGAGCTTTCGACGACTGCGTGTCTTCAACCTTCTTTCCTCCTGATGCCCCGGTACAGGTTGTCTCAGAAATTACGGGAAGCTCTAGGACGTTTGTGAGAGGCCCACCTCTCGGGACAGGCGGCTTTGGCATCGTGTTCTTAGCACGAGACGTAGAGACCAATGAGGAGGTTGTTCTGAAGGCTGCTATCAAGGACGGGGTCCTTGCGGAAACGATCCCAGCCAGTGTGCAGAAGGAAGCATTTTTCTACCGTCAGCTTCCAGGTGTGAAAACGCCAGAGGATGCTCACCTGCATCTAAGGCTCCTAGTTGCCGCCGACGTTGTGAAGGTTGCACACGCTCCAGCGACCAAGGCGTGCGCGTCCGGAAATTGGTGGTCTAGTCAGTGGGTCCCCAACTTGTTTCTTGTCATGCCGAAGGCAGAGACTGACCTGGAACGGCTTACAACAACATCATTTGAAGAAGGCCCCACTGTCAGCGAGAGTGAGCTCGGCCGCGCTGCACGCTTGCAGCTGAGCATCGGCATCATTCAAACGGTGGCCAACCTCCACGACCAGGGATTAGTTCATGTCGACATCAAGCCAGGAAATTTCGTAGTCATGAGTGACGGGCGACTCTTTCTCAGTGACTATGGCTCATGTGAGAAGCTGGGAACGGTCAGGATGCATGTAGGGCTGGCAATGGGGTACCTCCCTCCCGAGTTCACGTTGTCTGGCGGGGTACATTATGCACAGGCGTTTGACGCGTGG encodes the following:
- a CDS encoding rhoptry protein ROP18 (encoded by transcript BESB_051200): MMTRTNAPRHAAPLLWLGITIVSFVTLTRGGAGLVNSHLKTHSRALQDAPVQDFPIGYWKDIGKHAELAGERNDDKPGAISWLEKNTAGDAQRTATGQLTTRWQRVARRLGFGKRNREVAESAGTVPAKRRSTWAGKIAQHMRRAGALLRRKLPAYFSGLRTRIRNWWRGMPDVVRFQPEEPGDALVARLLAELRGIGGRPQDIKWEHGAFDDCVSSTFFPPDAPVQVVSEITGSSRTFVRGPPLGTGGFGIVFLARDVETNEEVVLKAAIKDGVLAETIPASVQKEAFFYRQLPGVKTPEDAHLHLRLLVAADVVKVAHAPATKACASGNWWSSQWVPNLFLVMPKAETDLERLTTTSFEEGPTVSESELGRAARLQLSIGIIQTVANLHDQGLVHVDIKPGNFVVMSDGRLFLSDYGSCEKLGTVRMHVGLAMGYLPPEFTLSGGVHYAQAFDAWQVGLSLYVLWCKDRPEGIGRGVVLDFSKCPVDPPEAIKDLIRWFLQKDEGLRLLPLRAMRTRQFRQIKKEVERSLRHFAITASVRNRRRDAVGETRAGVFGGGYGTSWGTWNDGYDVDRRRGVAASMEEVHVN